The window CCTCAGCTCCACCAAGGTTATCAATAGGTAGAACTGATACATCATCCCAACCGCTCGGACCCTGCACCAGGGGCAGCTTGTAGCGCACCGTGACAGATTTACCATCAGTTTCCAATCGCTTTACGAACGAACGCAAAAACGCTTTCCTTTCCGTCAGGTCAGACTCTACCAGCAGTTTGCGCAGATCCCGGGCGCGTTCCTGAATAAGCGCAACATCCAACAGTTCAATCCCCTTACCTGCGATTTCCGTCTCTATCTTTGTCCTATTCCTCTCCAGTGTCTCCTGCCGAGCCTTCAGTTCCTTAATTCTTGATGATACATCGTCGAGGTCAATCTTCCCCGTTTCCAGGGCGTCATAGAGACGAGCAAGTCTTGCTCTCACATCCCTGAGTTCAGCATCAATGACGTCAAGGCTTTCCTTGAATCCACTCGCCGCAGACCTCATTTCCTCATTTGTAATCATTACCAGCTCTTCCATGTGCTCGTCGCTCAGAACTCGAGAGCGCAGCTCTTCTATGACCTGCCGTTCCAGCTTCTCTTTGGGAAGCATCCTGGCGTCGCAGGCTTCTTTACCCTGCTTAAATCCTCTGGAGCATAGATAATAGAAGTGTCTCTTGGATTTAGCGCTGTGGCCGGTCATAGCGGCGCCGCAACGGCAGAACATCATTCCACTGAGAAGGTAGAAACTGGGTACGGTTCTCGGATGAGTAACCTGGGGCCGCTTGGAGGCCATTTTACTCTGGACAAACTTGAAAGTCTGCACGTCAATAATCGCCGGCCAGGCATTGGCTACTCTTACCGGTGGTTCGCCGCTGCGCACCGCGGGATAGCCCTGTCTTCCTCCCCACACCAAGGTACCTGTATAGGCTTCATTGGACAGGATCTTGTAGATTGTAGTCCGCCCCCACCGCTGGCCGGCAGTGGTACGCAGGCCCTCATGGTTCAGAGTCTTGGCGATCTCTTTACAGCCGATATCCCGCGATGCCATATCAAAGATTCTTTTGACTGTCTGTAAGGTAACCGAGTCCTCCGGGTCAGGCTCCAGCTTATTTCTCATTCTATCGCCGTCTTTTACCGTTACTCGATGGTATCCGTATGGCGGTCTGCTTCCGTTATAGAAGCCACGGGAAGCGTTTTCGCGCATACCCCTCTTGATGTCCTGGCCGAGGTTGGCGCTGTAGAACTCATCGATTGACTCGATTACCCCTTCCAGCAGCCGGCCGGAGGGGCTGTCGTCCATCGGCTCATTGATGGAGATGACCTCGATTCCCTTGTTCCTGAGCAGGGTTTTATAAGTGACGGAATCGGCGCGGCTCCGAGCAAAGCGGTTGAGTTTCCATACCAGGATGGCGCTGAAAGGGGGATTCTTGGTTCGCGCCAGGGCGATCATCTCCTTGAATGCGGGTCTTGATGCCGTGCGCCCGCTTTCCGCTTCATCAATAAACTCCCTGACTATCGAGTAGCCGTTTTTCACGGCATACTCCCTGATCGCCCTTAGCTGAGCGGAAATCGACAGGTCAGTATCCTGCTTGTCAGACGAAACCCGGGCATAAAGCGCTGTCTTTCTTGTTTCACTATCCATTTTCATTTTCCTCCCAACTATAGACGCTGGTGAAAGTCTTCCACCATAACCGGCTTCTCTCTTTCAATTTGTTGGCCTAATAGATGCCCGTCCTGTGCCAGCAGCACAACCAGAACCACCTTGATGGCACCGGAGTTCGGGTCTATCAGCGGCCCGGCAATTGCAGTCAATCCTTCGTCCGTCTCATCCTCAAAGATGGTAATCCGCCGGACCAGATGGGCTTTCTTGTTGTTTATCGCCATATCCACCAGGGAGCCGGGTATGACAGCCCTTCCTTTCCTGGGAAAGAAACCATCGAAGTCGTGGAAATTGGCTTCCAGGTTGTCATCGTTATGACTCTCCGTCCAATATTTCACCTTCCATTCTTTGTTGCCAACTTCAGGCTCATACAATGCCCCGTAGAAAAATAGCTCCCCCTGCAGAACTTCTCCCATTCGAAGAAGCACCTGCGAGCAGCTTTTTGAATAGTTCTTAGCCAGAGCAATAACATCCAGTCCGGTCTGGTAAACTTTGCCCTTGAAGCTTTCTTCGGGCAGCAAGACCGCTGAGGCAAACTTGTTGGCGGCAATATGGCGGGCTCTGGTTCTCAGCGGCATATAGTCCGGGTGGACCTCGGCGAAAAGCGTTTCCATCATCTCCCTTATCTCGTGGAGAATGGTATTCTCGGTGCCGCTCAGCGAGTCTCCCTTTCTGAAATAGATGTTTCTGTCTTCGCCGTAAATTTCATGGTAGCCGCGCATGTTATCGGGCATCTTCTCCAAGCCGTTGACCTTGATACCGCAACTGGCAGCCACCGCCTTCAGCGTCCCCAGGTTAAGGGGTAGGCACCTTAAGTAGACTGTCCGGAACTCTTCCGCCAGCTGATCTTCAGTGACTTCGTCCGGTGTACCCAGATTCCGGATAACATGGTCACAGAATACCTCGAGATCGCTGAAGCTCTTCATCGAGTTATCCTCCCGGTAAAAGTTTTTTCTTCGTCGCCTTCTCGTACATTTCCACGATAAAGCGCTTCACATCGGTAGTAAGCTCACCCTTGACGCGGGCGCCTGACTTGTACCGCCGGTCGCTCATGACGTAGCGGAAGGCCAGCTCCACCTCCTCTTCCTCACTGAGGCCGCTTTCGGCTTCATCAAGGTAGCCCGCGGCCTTTATCAGGTCTCTCACCGGCACGTCGTAGACAGGGGCAAGCCGCTTCAGAATGTCCAGCCCGGGCGGCCGTCGCCGGCCGTGCTCGATCTGAGCCAGGTAGGAACTTGAAATCCCGGCCTTTGCCTCAACGTCCCTGAGCGAGAGACCATGCTCATTCCTCAGCCTTTTCAGGTAGCTGCCAAAAACTTCTTCCATAGGATCATCACCTCTTTCCGAGATCA of the Dehalococcoidales bacterium genome contains:
- a CDS encoding recombinase family protein, giving the protein MDSETRKTALYARVSSDKQDTDLSISAQLRAIREYAVKNGYSIVREFIDEAESGRTASRPAFKEMIALARTKNPPFSAILVWKLNRFARSRADSVTYKTLLRNKGIEVISINEPMDDSPSGRLLEGVIESIDEFYSANLGQDIKRGMRENASRGFYNGSRPPYGYHRVTVKDGDRMRNKLEPDPEDSVTLQTVKRIFDMASRDIGCKEIAKTLNHEGLRTTAGQRWGRTTIYKILSNEAYTGTLVWGGRQGYPAVRSGEPPVRVANAWPAIIDVQTFKFVQSKMASKRPQVTHPRTVPSFYLLSGMMFCRCGAAMTGHSAKSKRHFYYLCSRGFKQGKEACDARMLPKEKLERQVIEELRSRVLSDEHMEELVMITNEEMRSAASGFKESLDVIDAELRDVRARLARLYDALETGKIDLDDVSSRIKELKARQETLERNRTKIETEIAGKGIELLDVALIQERARDLRKLLVESDLTERKAFLRSFVKRLETDGKSVTVRYKLPLVQGPSGWDDVSVLPIDNLGGAE
- a CDS encoding helix-turn-helix domain-containing protein, translated to MEEVFGSYLKRLRNEHGLSLRDVEAKAGISSSYLAQIEHGRRRPPGLDILKRLAPVYDVPVRDLIKAAGYLDEAESGLSEEEEVELAFRYVMSDRRYKSGARVKGELTTDVKRFIVEMYEKATKKKLLPGG